The following are encoded together in the Drosophila sechellia strain sech25 chromosome 3R, ASM438219v1, whole genome shotgun sequence genome:
- the LOC116801642 gene encoding LOW QUALITY PROTEIN: uncharacterized protein LOC116801642 (The sequence of the model RefSeq protein was modified relative to this genomic sequence to represent the inferred CDS: substituted 1 base at 1 genomic stop codon), protein MPVCEEVVINEKLVTCLFGNSCEAGRSACRHEINWRHLNEKEGKCETSPDHLCRQYLXSKNIISRVNKFF, encoded by the exons ATGCCGGTCTGTGAAGAAGTTgtgataaatgaaaaattggTTACATGTTTATTTGGCAATAGCTGCGAAGCAGGTCGTAGCGCCTGTCGTCATGAAATAA ATTGGCGCCATCTAAAcgaaaaagaaggaaaatgtGAAACTTCTCCCGACCACTTATGCCGTCAATACCTctaatctaaaaatataatttcgaGAGTAAACAAATTCTTTTAA
- the LOC116801635 gene encoding uncharacterized protein LOC116801635, protein MPAVWVWMLLAVMNVTLGQSISDHADNEVSKPIPEYYGRAQPESGRFSCKKCYPYLYPKDKYYVLPKRTAERIRHNVVFLVKDRRTGRPVKVAFRNGLKNSRNVRVLKAFNNNNDPCRAKPGRCVYRLFNRKTFRTYKADIRTGRKNGIRVSVLKLIP, encoded by the coding sequence ATGCCTGctgtgtgggtgtggatgCTCTTGGCGGTCATGAATGTGACACTCGGTCAGTCCATTAGTGACCATGCAGATAATGAGGTGTCGAAACCAATTCCAGAATACTATGGTAGGGCCCAGCCAGAGTCCGGCAGATTTTCGTGTAAGAAGTGTTATCCGTATTTGTACCCAAAAGACAAATACTACGTGCTGCCCAAGAGAACTGCAGAGAGAATACGCCATAATGTCGTATTCCTTGTAAAAGACCGTCGAACGGGACGACCTGTCAAAGTGGCCTTTAGAAACGGCCTTAAAAATAGTAGAAATGTTCGTGTTTTAAAGGCTTTTAATAACAACAATGACCCATGTCGTGCTAAACCAGGCAGATGTGTATATCGCCTTTTCAATCGGAAAACATTTCGCACCTACAAGGCGGACATCAGGACGGGAAGGAAGAATGGCATACGAGTTTCGGTTTTAAAGCTTATCccctaa
- the LOC6616759 gene encoding salivary glue protein Sgs-5, whose protein sequence is MANMIVNLSIILFFLGGIIHLNEAQTTDCSNSCMLRARCTPYYKDLVWSVVNRVCRVFQNGCIFANENCMRANRCLPPMVATTKEECTKENYCPRWCSRGGPPVCAWFPYTDSNGNTGGRNMSFGSRCLLDMYACRNEQAYVNEPRIGSCT, encoded by the exons ATGGCCAACATGATCGTCAACCTctcaataattttatttttcttgggtGGTATTATCCATCTCAATGAAGCCCAGACAACGGATTGTTCGAATTCGTGTATGCTTCGAGCAAGATGCACTCCTTACTACAAGGATCTGGTCTGGTCAGTGGTGAATCGCGTTTGTCGGGTCTTCCAGAACGGTTGCATCTTTGCCAATGAAAACTGCATGAGAGCCAATCGCTGCTTGCCAC CCATGGTAGCCACTACAAAGGAGGAGTGTACGAAGGAGAACTACTGTCCAAGGTGGTGTTCCCGGGGAGGTCCGCCGGTCTGCGCATGGTTTCCCTATACGGACAGTAATGGGAATACCGGGGGTCGAAACATGTCATTCGGAAGTCGCTGTCTACTAGACATGTATGCATGCCGTAATGAACAGG CCTATGTCAACGAACCACGGATCGGATCGTgcacataa